A single window of Scomber scombrus chromosome 12, fScoSco1.1, whole genome shotgun sequence DNA harbors:
- the LOC133991460 gene encoding inhibitor of nuclear factor kappa-B kinase subunit alpha-like isoform X1, translated as MERTALKQSQLCGSWEMKERLGMGGFGHVYLYQHLESGEKIAVKLCRLELNSKNRDRWSREIQIMKKLNHVNVVQAREVPEELISIALNDLPLLAMEHCSRGDLRKVLNKPENCCGLKESEVLSLLGDIGSGIQYLHENKIIHRDLKPENIVLQEIGGKLVHKIIDLGYAKDLDQGSLCTSFVGTLQYLAPELFESKPYTVTVDYWSFGTVIFECTCGFRPFLHHMQPVQWTSKVKNKGPKDIMAVEDMNGEVRFSPHLPYPNNLSRPLLEPVESLLQMLLLWDPATRGGGLDPDTKKPHCYTALQNILNMKVIHVLDMTSAQLHSLVLGAEESLHSLQLRLEIHTQSHISPLSQELLLETGISLDPRRPPAHCLPDGLRGWDSSIVFLFDKSLTKYSGPLTARSLPDSVNFIVRETKTQLPLAALRKVWGEAVSYICGLKEDYVRLYQGQRAAMLSLLRYNTNLTRYKNLLFSQSQQLRAKLAFFKTSIQHDLEQYTKQRHTGISSEKLLKTWQENEDKADRFTQVADVGYLDEEIVALHSEIVELQRSPFARKQGDVMEQLEEKAIELYKQLKAKCKSPDPPHGYSDSSDMVKTILQTVQNQDRVLKDLYTHLSTILVCKQRIVDLFPKLERAVENIKTAEAAVMQMQMKRQKEFWYLLKIACAQSNSPSQSLMQRSSDSETVDQLLDENQRYLTQLTSLLQDTTQEMEHSVMDEDWSWTQYGAVKAPTQEI; from the exons GGGAGGCTTTGGGCACGTCTACCTGTACCAGCACCTT GAGTCCGGAGAGAAGATAGCTGTGAAACTTTGCCGCCTGGAGCTGAACTCCAAGAACAGAGATCGCTGGAGCAGAGAGATCCAGATCATGAAAAA aCTGAACCATGTAAATGTTGTTCAGGCGAGAGAAGTTCCAGAGGAATTGATTTCGATTGCTTTAAATGACCTACCTCTGCTGGCCATGGAGCACTGCTCCAGAGGAGACCTACGCAAG GTTTTGAATAAACCAGAAAACTGTTGTGGGCTAAAGGAGAGTGAAGTCCTCTCGCTGCTTGGTGACATTG GCTCTGGTATCCAGTATCTCCATGAAAATAAGATAATCCACAGAGACCTAAAGCCGGAGAACATAGTTCTGCAGGAAATTGGTGGAAAG CTTGTCCACAAAATTATTGATCTGGGTTATGCAAAAGACTTGGACCAGGGCAGTCTCTGTACATCCTTTGTTGGAACTCTCCAGTATCTG GCTCCTGAGCTGTTTGAAAGTAAACCCTACACTGTAACTGTGGACTACTGGAGCTTTGGGACAGTGATCTTTGAATGCACTTGTGGCTTTCGTCCCTTTTTACACCATATGCAGCCTGTACAGTG GACAAGCAAAGTGAAGAACAAAGGTCCCAAAGACATCATGGCAGTAGAGGACATGAATGGAGAAGTCAGATTCTCACCACATCTTCCATATCCCAACAATCTCAGCAg gCCGCTGCTGGAGCCAGTTGAGTCTCTTTTACAGATGCTGTTACTGTGGGACCCTGCAACACGTGGTGGAGGGTTGGACCCTGATACTAAAAAGCCACACTGCTACACTGCTTTGCAGAATATCCTCAACATGAAG GTGATTCATGTGTTGGACATGACATCAGCCCAGCTACACTCCTTGGTGCTGGGTGCTGAGGAGAGCTTACACTCCCTGCAGCTACGTCTAGAGATACACACTCAGTCACACATCTCCCCGCTGAGTCAGGAACTGCTGTTAGAGACGGGAATCTCCCTCGACCCACGCAGACCGCCTGCGCACTGTCTGCCAGATGGATTG CGAGGCTGGGACAGTTCCATAGTCTTCCTGTTTGATAAGAGCCTGACCAAGTACTCTGGACCACTGACTGCCAGATCGCTGCCAGACAGTGTCAACTTTATAG TCAGAGAGACCAAGACGCAGCTCCCACTGGCTGCACTGAGGAAAGTGTGGGGAGAGGCAGTCAGCTACATCTGTGGACTGAAAGAGGACTACGTACGTCTGTATCAGGGACAGAGGGCTGCCAT GCTGAGTTTGCTGCGTTACAACACCAACTTGACGCGCTACAAAAACCTGCTGTTCTCCCAGTCACAGCAGCTCCGAGCCAAACTGGCTTTTTTTAAGACCAGCATCCAGCACGACCTTGAGCAATACACCAAGCAGAGACACACCGGTATCT CTTCAGAAAAACTGCTGAAGACGTGGCAGGAAAATGAAGACAAGGCGGATAGATTTACACAG GTTGCAGATGTGGGGTATCTGGATGAAGAGATAGTGGCTCTACATTCTGAGATTGTGGAGTTGCAGAGGAGTCCGTTTGCGAGGAAACAAGGGGATGTAATGGAGCAGCT TGAGGAAAAAGCTATAGAACTCTACAAGCAACTGAAAGCTAAATGCAAAA GTCCTGACCCTCCACATGGTTACAGTGACAGCTCAGACATGGTGAAGACTATTCTCCAAACGGTTCAGAACCAGGACCGAGTGCTCAAAGACTTGTACACTCACCTGAG tACAATTCTGGTGTGTAAGCAACGCATCGTTGATTTGTTCCCAAAGTTGGAGAGGGCAGTAGAGAACATAAAAACGGCAGAGGCAGCAGTGATGCAAATGcaaatgaagagacagaaagagttCTGGTACCTCCTCAAGATTGCCTGT GCGCAGAGCAATTCTCCATCACAGTCTTTAATGCAACGGTCCAGTGACAG TGAAACTGTTGATCAATTACTGGATGAGAATCAACGTTACCTGACTCAGCTAACGTCTCTGCTGCAAGACACCACCCAGGAGATGGAGCACAGTGTCATG GATGAGGACTGGAGCTGGACTCAGTATGGAGCAGTGAAAGCCCCAACACAGGAGATTTAG
- the erlin1 gene encoding erlin-1, with amino-acid sequence MQARMTMPHVGAVFATIAGLMAILLHSSIHKIEEGHLAVYYRGGALLTVPNGPGYHIMLPFITTYRSVQTTLQTDEIKNVPCGTSGGVMIYFDRIEVVNMLVPSAVVDIVRNYTADYDKTLIFNKIHHELNQFCSVHTLQEVYIELFDIIDENLKTALQKDLNSMAPGLTIQAVRVTKPKIPESIRRNFELMEAEKTRLLITAQTQKVVEKEAETERKKAIIEAQKVAQVAEIHFQQKVMEKETEKRISGIEDDAFLAREKAKADAEYYTAAKSAEANRLKLTPEYLQLMKYQAIAANSKIYFGQDIPNMFVEGTNSPQKSARSTHQSKTEPDLLKEKQDGQ; translated from the exons ATGCAAGCAAGGATGACGATGCCACATGTAGGGGCAGTATTTGCTACAATAGCAGGACTGATGGCCATCCTGTTACACTCCTCCATTCACAAGATAGAGGAAGGACACCTTGCTGTGTACTACAG GGGTGGAGCTTTACTGACAGTTCCCAACGGCCCTGGATATCATATTATGCTGCCTTTCATTACCACCTACAGATCGGTGCAG ACTACTCTCCAAACTGATGAGATCAAGAATGTGCCTTGTGGAACAAG CGGTGGTGTAATGATCTATTTTGACAGGATAGAGGTTGTCAACATGCTCGTCCCCTCAGCAG tTGTGGATATTGTGAGGAACTACACTGCTGATTATGACAAAACTCTAATTTTCAACAAGATTCACCACGAACTGAATCAGTTCTGCAGTGTGCACACACTACAGGAGGTCTACATTGAGTTGTTTG acaTCATAGACGAGAACTTGAAGACAGCCCTGCAGAAAGATCTTAACTCTATGGCCCCGGGACTCACAATACAG GCAGTCCGTGTCACCAAGCCAAAGATCCCAGAGTCTATCAGGAGGAACTTTGAACTCAT ggAAGCGGAGAAGACTCGTCTGTTGATAACGGCTCAGACTCAGAAGGTGGTGGAAAAGGAGGCGGAGACTGAGAGGAAGAAGGCCATCATTG AGGCTCAGAAAGTGGCCCAGGTGGCGGAGATCCACTTCCAACAGAAAGTGATGGAGAAAGAGACGGAGAAGAGGATCTCTGGAATAGAGG ATGATGCCTTCCTGGCCAGGGAGAAGGCGAAAGCTGATGCAGAATATTACACTGCTGCCAAGTCTGCTGAAGCAAACCGG TTGAAGTTAACCCCGGAGTACCTGCAGCTGATGAAGTACCAGGCCATAGCAGCTAACAGTAAGATCTACTTCGGCCAGGACATCCCCAACATGTTTGTGGAAGGAACAAATAGCCCTCAGAAGTCTGCGCGCTCCACTCATCAGTCCAAAACTGAACCagatttgcttaaagagaagcAAGACGGGCAGTGA
- the LOC133991460 gene encoding inhibitor of nuclear factor kappa-B kinase subunit alpha-like isoform X2: MERTALKQSQLCGSWEMKERLGMGGFGHVYLYQHLSGEKIAVKLCRLELNSKNRDRWSREIQIMKKLNHVNVVQAREVPEELISIALNDLPLLAMEHCSRGDLRKVLNKPENCCGLKESEVLSLLGDIGSGIQYLHENKIIHRDLKPENIVLQEIGGKLVHKIIDLGYAKDLDQGSLCTSFVGTLQYLAPELFESKPYTVTVDYWSFGTVIFECTCGFRPFLHHMQPVQWTSKVKNKGPKDIMAVEDMNGEVRFSPHLPYPNNLSRPLLEPVESLLQMLLLWDPATRGGGLDPDTKKPHCYTALQNILNMKVIHVLDMTSAQLHSLVLGAEESLHSLQLRLEIHTQSHISPLSQELLLETGISLDPRRPPAHCLPDGLRGWDSSIVFLFDKSLTKYSGPLTARSLPDSVNFIVRETKTQLPLAALRKVWGEAVSYICGLKEDYVRLYQGQRAAMLSLLRYNTNLTRYKNLLFSQSQQLRAKLAFFKTSIQHDLEQYTKQRHTGISSEKLLKTWQENEDKADRFTQVADVGYLDEEIVALHSEIVELQRSPFARKQGDVMEQLEEKAIELYKQLKAKCKSPDPPHGYSDSSDMVKTILQTVQNQDRVLKDLYTHLSTILVCKQRIVDLFPKLERAVENIKTAEAAVMQMQMKRQKEFWYLLKIACAQSNSPSQSLMQRSSDSETVDQLLDENQRYLTQLTSLLQDTTQEMEHSVMDEDWSWTQYGAVKAPTQEI; the protein is encoded by the exons GGGAGGCTTTGGGCACGTCTACCTGTACCAGCACCTT TCCGGAGAGAAGATAGCTGTGAAACTTTGCCGCCTGGAGCTGAACTCCAAGAACAGAGATCGCTGGAGCAGAGAGATCCAGATCATGAAAAA aCTGAACCATGTAAATGTTGTTCAGGCGAGAGAAGTTCCAGAGGAATTGATTTCGATTGCTTTAAATGACCTACCTCTGCTGGCCATGGAGCACTGCTCCAGAGGAGACCTACGCAAG GTTTTGAATAAACCAGAAAACTGTTGTGGGCTAAAGGAGAGTGAAGTCCTCTCGCTGCTTGGTGACATTG GCTCTGGTATCCAGTATCTCCATGAAAATAAGATAATCCACAGAGACCTAAAGCCGGAGAACATAGTTCTGCAGGAAATTGGTGGAAAG CTTGTCCACAAAATTATTGATCTGGGTTATGCAAAAGACTTGGACCAGGGCAGTCTCTGTACATCCTTTGTTGGAACTCTCCAGTATCTG GCTCCTGAGCTGTTTGAAAGTAAACCCTACACTGTAACTGTGGACTACTGGAGCTTTGGGACAGTGATCTTTGAATGCACTTGTGGCTTTCGTCCCTTTTTACACCATATGCAGCCTGTACAGTG GACAAGCAAAGTGAAGAACAAAGGTCCCAAAGACATCATGGCAGTAGAGGACATGAATGGAGAAGTCAGATTCTCACCACATCTTCCATATCCCAACAATCTCAGCAg gCCGCTGCTGGAGCCAGTTGAGTCTCTTTTACAGATGCTGTTACTGTGGGACCCTGCAACACGTGGTGGAGGGTTGGACCCTGATACTAAAAAGCCACACTGCTACACTGCTTTGCAGAATATCCTCAACATGAAG GTGATTCATGTGTTGGACATGACATCAGCCCAGCTACACTCCTTGGTGCTGGGTGCTGAGGAGAGCTTACACTCCCTGCAGCTACGTCTAGAGATACACACTCAGTCACACATCTCCCCGCTGAGTCAGGAACTGCTGTTAGAGACGGGAATCTCCCTCGACCCACGCAGACCGCCTGCGCACTGTCTGCCAGATGGATTG CGAGGCTGGGACAGTTCCATAGTCTTCCTGTTTGATAAGAGCCTGACCAAGTACTCTGGACCACTGACTGCCAGATCGCTGCCAGACAGTGTCAACTTTATAG TCAGAGAGACCAAGACGCAGCTCCCACTGGCTGCACTGAGGAAAGTGTGGGGAGAGGCAGTCAGCTACATCTGTGGACTGAAAGAGGACTACGTACGTCTGTATCAGGGACAGAGGGCTGCCAT GCTGAGTTTGCTGCGTTACAACACCAACTTGACGCGCTACAAAAACCTGCTGTTCTCCCAGTCACAGCAGCTCCGAGCCAAACTGGCTTTTTTTAAGACCAGCATCCAGCACGACCTTGAGCAATACACCAAGCAGAGACACACCGGTATCT CTTCAGAAAAACTGCTGAAGACGTGGCAGGAAAATGAAGACAAGGCGGATAGATTTACACAG GTTGCAGATGTGGGGTATCTGGATGAAGAGATAGTGGCTCTACATTCTGAGATTGTGGAGTTGCAGAGGAGTCCGTTTGCGAGGAAACAAGGGGATGTAATGGAGCAGCT TGAGGAAAAAGCTATAGAACTCTACAAGCAACTGAAAGCTAAATGCAAAA GTCCTGACCCTCCACATGGTTACAGTGACAGCTCAGACATGGTGAAGACTATTCTCCAAACGGTTCAGAACCAGGACCGAGTGCTCAAAGACTTGTACACTCACCTGAG tACAATTCTGGTGTGTAAGCAACGCATCGTTGATTTGTTCCCAAAGTTGGAGAGGGCAGTAGAGAACATAAAAACGGCAGAGGCAGCAGTGATGCAAATGcaaatgaagagacagaaagagttCTGGTACCTCCTCAAGATTGCCTGT GCGCAGAGCAATTCTCCATCACAGTCTTTAATGCAACGGTCCAGTGACAG TGAAACTGTTGATCAATTACTGGATGAGAATCAACGTTACCTGACTCAGCTAACGTCTCTGCTGCAAGACACCACCCAGGAGATGGAGCACAGTGTCATG GATGAGGACTGGAGCTGGACTCAGTATGGAGCAGTGAAAGCCCCAACACAGGAGATTTAG
- the spef1 gene encoding sperm flagellar protein 1, with product MDRELSEEELQELYAWIDKIPLSRPKRHITRDFSDGVMAAEVVRHFFPKLVDLHNYIPANSTQQKLSNWNLLNRKVFSKLNFQMPEETVKKIALSTAGVIEPVLSALREKIDKKLEHTADNILILEYYDTRNQAKHHTEIHQTEAKHLVQMAGEAIKKEEKTRLKNGKPLYTMPTYSDMDPTLRLILQEKEQAVMSLQETVEILQMKVNRLEHLVHLKDMRIEDLTQHLDTYKAKGQTH from the exons ATGGATCGAGAACTGAGTGAAGAAGAACTGCAGGAATTGTACGCATGGATTGATAAAATACCTTTGTCCCGGCCCAAAAGACACATCACAAGAGACTTCAGCGACGGAG TGATGGCTGCTGAAGTTGTAAGACATTTCTTCCCAAAGCTTGTCGACCTGCACAACTACATCcctgcaaactccacacagcaGAAGCTCAGTAACTGGAACCTTCTCAACAG GAAGGTGTTTTCCAAGCTGAACTTTCAGATGCCTGAGGAGACGGTGAAGAAGATTGCACTGAGCACTGCAGGAGTGATCGAGCCTGTGCTGAGCGCCCTCAGGGAGAAGATAGACAAGAAACTGGAGCACACCGCAGACAATATACTg ATTTTGGAATATTATGACACCAGGAACCAAGCGAAACATCACACAG AAATTCATCAGACTGAAGCGAAACATCTGGTTCAAATGGCAGGagaagcaataaaaaaagaagaaaagactaGACTGAAAAATGG AAAACCGCTGTACACGATGCCGACATACTCAGACATGGACCCTACTTTACGACTAATCCTGCAAGAAAAGGAGCAAGCTGTGATGTCTTTGCAGGAGACAGTggag ATCCTCCAGATGAAAGTCAACAGGTTAGAGCATCTCGTTCACTTGAAGGATATGCGCATTGAGGACCTGACGCAGCATCTGGACACATACAAAGCCAAAGGACAAACACACTGA